CATCAGATGCTTCTGCCCAGAATTATTCGCGGGTAGTTCCCCAGGCGGACGCCAGGGAACTTTAAACCAGCAAAAAACCGGTTGTGCCAGGCATGGCGCAACCGGTTTTTTGCTGGTGGTTTTTATGGTGAAATTGGAAGTTGCCAGTTTCCCATGAAATTTGCTATAAGGAAGTCCATGAAAGCTATTTCAAAAGAACCGTTCCCGATCATCCGCAGGTGGCGCGGAAAACTTTCCCTGATGGGTTGGTGGGTATTGTCCTTGTGTCTGTTCGGCGTAGGCTGTAATGGCCGGCTGGGTGGGGAAGGGACGCTTTGTCGCCCGATCACTTTGTCGGAAGCGGTTGAAAACGCCGCTCCGGAGTTCCCGGTTGTTGAATGGCAGGAGAGCCTGGATGGAGACATCGGTGAGGGCTCGGCCCTGACGGTTTTTTTGGAATATCTTGATGAAATGGGGTCTTTTTCTGTGGGGGATCCGTCGGACTCCGTGGCCGACATTGAGCTCGAACTGCAGGCGCGGACTGTTGCCCGTTATCAGTTTCCGCTGGTTATGAACGCTCGGGTTCAGCACTTTATCTCTTATTACAGCACGGTGCAGAACCGGTTTATGCATCGTTCACTGGCTCGATCCCACCGTTATCTGGGAATGATGCGTAAGGTTCTGCGCGAGCATGATATTCCGGAAGAATTGGCTTACATGGTTTTGATTGAAAGCGGTTTCACGAACCATGCGTACTCGTCGGCCCAGGCCTGTGGGCCCTGGCAGTTTATCAGCGCCACCGGCAAGCGCTACGGGCTTAAAATCAACGCCTGGGTGGATGAACGCCGCGATCCGGTCAAGGCGACCTATGCGGCGGCAGCGTATTTGGTGGACCTTTATACAATGTTTGATTCCTGGTATCTGGCCGCTGCCGCCTACAACGCCGGAGAGGGCAAGATTCAGCGAGCCATGCGTCGACATCAGACCGATGATTTCTGGGAAATGGCTCGCTTTAATTATCTCAAACGTGAAACCAAGGATTATATTCCGCGTCTGATCGCGGCCATTATGATCGCTCGGGAGCCGGAAAAGTATGGTTTTGTCGAGATCGAGTACGAAGATCCGTTCGCCTTTGATCTGGTCAGGCTTGAGGACGCGACGGATCTCAAGGTGATTGCCTGGGCGGCGGGGGTGCCGGTGGAAGAGCTTCGCAAACTCAATCCCGAACTCAGCTATTGGTGTACTCCGCCGGGAGCCGGGAACTATGAACTGCGGGTTCCTGAAGGCTCCGGTCAGGTTTGTCAGCAGGTTTTGTCCGGGCTGTCGCCGGAGAAAAGGATAACCTTTCGCAAACATCTGATAGCGCCCGGGGACACCCTCTCAACCATTGCCCGGCGTTATCGTACCGGAGTCAGTCAGATCAAGGAGTTAAACGGGCTTGCCGGAACTCGTATCCGGGCCGGCCGCGAGCTTTTGATTCCGGTGCGGGTTGCCGGCAGCGGGCCGGTGGTTTTTGATCAGGCGATCTATCGTTCAGGCAGTCCTGCCGCTCTGCCGCCGGTGCCGTCAGGATCAGGTGGGCAGACTGCGTACCGGGTGCGCACGGGCGACAGTTTATGGAAAATAGCCCGGCGTTACAATCTTAGCGTGGCGGAGCTTCAGCTTTTTAATGATCTGGGCCAGTCAACCACTATCAAGCCGGGACAGGTCCTGCGCTTGCGGCCTGCGGCTGCCAACCGGATAAAGCCGAAGCCGGTTCCCGTGGTTAAAGGCAAAAAGGAACGCCAGGAGATCGTGACCTTGAATAGGGGTGATAATCTCTGGCGTATCGCCCG
This window of the Pseudomonadota bacterium genome carries:
- a CDS encoding LysM peptidoglycan-binding domain-containing protein, which gives rise to MKFAIRKSMKAISKEPFPIIRRWRGKLSLMGWWVLSLCLFGVGCNGRLGGEGTLCRPITLSEAVENAAPEFPVVEWQESLDGDIGEGSALTVFLEYLDEMGSFSVGDPSDSVADIELELQARTVARYQFPLVMNARVQHFISYYSTVQNRFMHRSLARSHRYLGMMRKVLREHDIPEELAYMVLIESGFTNHAYSSAQACGPWQFISATGKRYGLKINAWVDERRDPVKATYAAAAYLVDLYTMFDSWYLAAAAYNAGEGKIQRAMRRHQTDDFWEMARFNYLKRETKDYIPRLIAAIMIAREPEKYGFVEIEYEDPFAFDLVRLEDATDLKVIAWAAGVPVEELRKLNPELSYWCTPPGAGNYELRVPEGSGQVCQQVLSGLSPEKRITFRKHLIAPGDTLSTIARRYRTGVSQIKELNGLAGTRIRAGRELLIPVRVAGSGPVVFDQAIYRSGSPAALPPVPSGSGGQTAYRVRTGDSLWKIARRYNLSVAELQLFNDLGQSTTIKPGQVLRLRPAAANRIKPKPVPVVKGKKERQEIVTLNRGDNLWRIARRYQVTVSELESWNRLPPGKILQPGQQLVVYR